The Cervus elaphus chromosome 22, mCerEla1.1, whole genome shotgun sequence genome has a window encoding:
- the LOC122680394 gene encoding cytochrome P450 2D14 isoform X1, with the protein MEAAMGLLSGDTLGTLAVAVLIFSLLLDLMHRRSRWAARYPPGPTPLPVLGNLLQVDFEDPRPSFSQLRCRFGNVFSLQQVWTPVVVLNGLEAVREALVYRSQDTSDRPPPAVYEHLGYGPRAEGVILARYGNAWREQRRFSLSTLRNFGLGKKSLEQWVTEEASCLCAAFADQAGRPFSPKDLLNKAVSNVIASLTFGCRFEYKDPRIVKLLDVTEDMLKEEASLVRQVVEAVPSLLRIRGLAAKLFPGQKAFMALIDELIAEQKMTRDPTQPPRHLTDAFLDEVKEAKGNPERSFNDANLRLVVADLFSAGMITTSTTLAWALLLMILHPDVQRRVQQEIDEMIGQVRRPEIADQALMPFTVAVVHEVQRFADIIPLGVPHMTSRDIELQGFHIPKGTTLITNLSSVLKDETVWEKPFRFHPEHFLDARGRFVKQEAFIPFSAASCSASASPCLPGSPAPATTVSLPSW; encoded by the exons ATGGAGGCAGCCATGGGGCTGCTGTCTGGGGACACGCTGGGGACCCTGGCCGTGGCCGTGCTCATCTTCTCGCTCTTGCTGGACCTGATGCACCGGCGCTCACGTTGGGCCGCACGCTACCCACCAGGCCCCACGCCGCTGCCCGTGCTGGGTAACCTGCTGCAGGTGGACTTCGAGGACCCGCGTCCCAGCTTTAGCCAG CTGCGGTGCCGCTTTGGGAACGTGTTCAGCCTGCAGCAGGTCTGGACGCCTGTAGTCGTGCTCAACGGGCTGGAGGCAGTGCGCGAGGCGCTGGTGTACCGCAGCCAGGACACTTCCGACCGTCCACCTCCGGCCGTCTACGAGCACCTGGGTTACGGGCCGCGCGCCGAAG gagTAATCCTGGCGCGTTATGGGAACGCGTGGCGGGAGCAGCGGCGCTTCTCCCTGTCCACCCTGCGCAACTTCGGCCTGGGGAAGAAGTCACTGGAGCAGTGGGTGACCGAGGAGGCCTCGTGCCTCTGTGCCGCCTTCGCCGACCAGGCCG GACGCCCGTTTAGCCCCAAAGACCTCCTGAATAAAGCAGTGAGCAACGTGATCGCCTCCCTGACCTTCGGGTGCCGCTTCGAGTACAAGGATCCTCGCATCGTCAAGCTGTTGGACGTGACGGAGGATATGCTGAAAGAAGAAGCTAGCTTAGTGCGCCAG GTGGTGGAAGCGGTGCCATCGCTCCTGCGCATCCGAGGGCTGGCCGCCAAGCTCTTCCCGGGGCAGAAGGCCTTCATGGCCCTGATTGATGAGCTGATCGCTGAGCAGAAGATGACCCGGGACCCGACCCAGCCACCCCGACACCTGACCGACGCCTTCCTGGATGAGGTGAAGGAG GCCAAGGGGAACCCCGAGAGAAGCTTCAATGATGCGAACCTGCGCCTGGTGGTGGCCGACCTGTTCTCCGCCGGGATGATCACCACCTCGACCACACTGGCCTGGGCCCTCCTCCTCATGATCCTGCATCCAGACGTGCAGC GACGGGTCCAACAGGAAATCGATGAGATGATAGGGCAGGTGAGGCGACCAGAAATCGCGGATCAGGCCCTCATGCCCTTCACCGTGGCCGTGGTCCATGAGGTGCAACGCTTTGCGGACATCATCCCCCTGGGAGTGCCCCACATGACATCCCGTGACATCGAGCTGCAGGGCTTCCACATCCCAAAG GGGACGACACTCATCACCAACCTGTCGTCAGTGCTGAAGGATGAGACCGTCTGGGAGAAGCCCTTCCGTTTCCACCCGGAGCACTTCCTGGATGCCCGGGGCCGCTTCGTCAAGCAGGAGGCCTTCATACCCTTCTCCGCAG CCTCCTGCAGCGCTTCAGCTTCGCCGTGCCTGCCGGGCAGCCCCGCCCCAGCGACCACGGTGTCTTTGCCTTCCTGGTGA
- the LOC122680394 gene encoding cytochrome P450 2D14 isoform X3, with amino-acid sequence MEAAMGLLSGDTLGTLAVAVLIFSLLLDLMHRRSRWAARYPPGPTPLPVLGNLLQVDFEDPRPSFSQLRCRFGNVFSLQQVWTPVVVLNGLEAVREALVYRSQDTSDRPPPAVYEHLGYGPRAEGVILARYGNAWREQRRFSLSTLRNFGLGKKSLEQWVTEEASCLCAAFADQAGRPFSPKDLLNKAVSNVIASLTFGCRFEYKDPRIVKLLDVTEDMLKEEASLVRQVVEAVPSLLRIRGLAAKLFPGQKAFMALIDELIAEQKMTRDPTQPPRHLTDAFLDEVKEAKGNPERSFNDANLRLVVADLFSAGMITTSTTLAWALLLMILHPDVQRRVQQEIDEMIGQVRRPEIADQALMPFTVAVVHEVQRFADIIPLGVPHMTSRDIELQGFHIPKGTTLITNLSSVLKDETVWEKPFRFHPEHFLDARGRFVKQEAFIPFSAGRRACLGEPLARMELFLFFTSLLQRFSFAVPAGQPRPSDHGVFAFLVTPGPYQLCAVPR; translated from the exons ATGGAGGCAGCCATGGGGCTGCTGTCTGGGGACACGCTGGGGACCCTGGCCGTGGCCGTGCTCATCTTCTCGCTCTTGCTGGACCTGATGCACCGGCGCTCACGTTGGGCCGCACGCTACCCACCAGGCCCCACGCCGCTGCCCGTGCTGGGTAACCTGCTGCAGGTGGACTTCGAGGACCCGCGTCCCAGCTTTAGCCAG CTGCGGTGCCGCTTTGGGAACGTGTTCAGCCTGCAGCAGGTCTGGACGCCTGTAGTCGTGCTCAACGGGCTGGAGGCAGTGCGCGAGGCGCTGGTGTACCGCAGCCAGGACACTTCCGACCGTCCACCTCCGGCCGTCTACGAGCACCTGGGTTACGGGCCGCGCGCCGAAG gagTAATCCTGGCGCGTTATGGGAACGCGTGGCGGGAGCAGCGGCGCTTCTCCCTGTCCACCCTGCGCAACTTCGGCCTGGGGAAGAAGTCACTGGAGCAGTGGGTGACCGAGGAGGCCTCGTGCCTCTGTGCCGCCTTCGCCGACCAGGCCG GACGCCCGTTTAGCCCCAAAGACCTCCTGAATAAAGCAGTGAGCAACGTGATCGCCTCCCTGACCTTCGGGTGCCGCTTCGAGTACAAGGATCCTCGCATCGTCAAGCTGTTGGACGTGACGGAGGATATGCTGAAAGAAGAAGCTAGCTTAGTGCGCCAG GTGGTGGAAGCGGTGCCATCGCTCCTGCGCATCCGAGGGCTGGCCGCCAAGCTCTTCCCGGGGCAGAAGGCCTTCATGGCCCTGATTGATGAGCTGATCGCTGAGCAGAAGATGACCCGGGACCCGACCCAGCCACCCCGACACCTGACCGACGCCTTCCTGGATGAGGTGAAGGAG GCCAAGGGGAACCCCGAGAGAAGCTTCAATGATGCGAACCTGCGCCTGGTGGTGGCCGACCTGTTCTCCGCCGGGATGATCACCACCTCGACCACACTGGCCTGGGCCCTCCTCCTCATGATCCTGCATCCAGACGTGCAGC GACGGGTCCAACAGGAAATCGATGAGATGATAGGGCAGGTGAGGCGACCAGAAATCGCGGATCAGGCCCTCATGCCCTTCACCGTGGCCGTGGTCCATGAGGTGCAACGCTTTGCGGACATCATCCCCCTGGGAGTGCCCCACATGACATCCCGTGACATCGAGCTGCAGGGCTTCCACATCCCAAAG GGGACGACACTCATCACCAACCTGTCGTCAGTGCTGAAGGATGAGACCGTCTGGGAGAAGCCCTTCCGTTTCCACCCGGAGCACTTCCTGGATGCCCGGGGCCGCTTCGTCAAGCAGGAGGCCTTCATACCCTTCTCCGCAG GCCGCCGCGCGTGCCTCGGGGAGCCCCTGGCCCGCATGGagctcttcctcttcttcaccaGCCTCCTGCAGCGCTTCAGCTTCGCCGTGCCTGCCGGGCAGCCCCGCCCCAGCGACCACGGTGTCTTTGCCTTCCTGGTGACCCCAGGCCCGTACCAGCTGTGTGCGGTGCCCCGCTAG
- the LOC122680394 gene encoding cytochrome P450 2D14 isoform X2 has translation MEAAMGLLSGDTLGTLAVAVLIFSLLLDLMHRRSRWAARYPPGPTPLPVLGNLLQVDFEDPRPSFSQLRCRFGNVFSLQQVWTPVVVLNGLEAVREALVYRSQDTSDRPPPAVYEHLGYGPRAEGVILARYGNAWREQRRFSLSTLRNFGLGKKSLEQWVTEEASCLCAAFADQAGRPFSPKDLLNKAVSNVIASLTFGCRFEYKDPRIVKLLDVTEDMLKEEASLVRQVVEAVPSLLRIRGLAAKLFPGQKAFMALIDELIAEQKMTRDPTQPPRHLTDAFLDEVKEAKGNPERSFNDANLRLVVADLFSAGMITTSTTLAWALLLMILHPDVQRRVQQEIDEMIGQVRRPEIADQALMPFTVAVVHEVQRFADIIPLGVPHMTSRDIELQGFHIPKVPNVPA, from the exons ATGGAGGCAGCCATGGGGCTGCTGTCTGGGGACACGCTGGGGACCCTGGCCGTGGCCGTGCTCATCTTCTCGCTCTTGCTGGACCTGATGCACCGGCGCTCACGTTGGGCCGCACGCTACCCACCAGGCCCCACGCCGCTGCCCGTGCTGGGTAACCTGCTGCAGGTGGACTTCGAGGACCCGCGTCCCAGCTTTAGCCAG CTGCGGTGCCGCTTTGGGAACGTGTTCAGCCTGCAGCAGGTCTGGACGCCTGTAGTCGTGCTCAACGGGCTGGAGGCAGTGCGCGAGGCGCTGGTGTACCGCAGCCAGGACACTTCCGACCGTCCACCTCCGGCCGTCTACGAGCACCTGGGTTACGGGCCGCGCGCCGAAG gagTAATCCTGGCGCGTTATGGGAACGCGTGGCGGGAGCAGCGGCGCTTCTCCCTGTCCACCCTGCGCAACTTCGGCCTGGGGAAGAAGTCACTGGAGCAGTGGGTGACCGAGGAGGCCTCGTGCCTCTGTGCCGCCTTCGCCGACCAGGCCG GACGCCCGTTTAGCCCCAAAGACCTCCTGAATAAAGCAGTGAGCAACGTGATCGCCTCCCTGACCTTCGGGTGCCGCTTCGAGTACAAGGATCCTCGCATCGTCAAGCTGTTGGACGTGACGGAGGATATGCTGAAAGAAGAAGCTAGCTTAGTGCGCCAG GTGGTGGAAGCGGTGCCATCGCTCCTGCGCATCCGAGGGCTGGCCGCCAAGCTCTTCCCGGGGCAGAAGGCCTTCATGGCCCTGATTGATGAGCTGATCGCTGAGCAGAAGATGACCCGGGACCCGACCCAGCCACCCCGACACCTGACCGACGCCTTCCTGGATGAGGTGAAGGAG GCCAAGGGGAACCCCGAGAGAAGCTTCAATGATGCGAACCTGCGCCTGGTGGTGGCCGACCTGTTCTCCGCCGGGATGATCACCACCTCGACCACACTGGCCTGGGCCCTCCTCCTCATGATCCTGCATCCAGACGTGCAGC GACGGGTCCAACAGGAAATCGATGAGATGATAGGGCAGGTGAGGCGACCAGAAATCGCGGATCAGGCCCTCATGCCCTTCACCGTGGCCGTGGTCCATGAGGTGCAACGCTTTGCGGACATCATCCCCCTGGGAGTGCCCCACATGACATCCCGTGACATCGAGCTGCAGGGCTTCCACATCCCAAAG GTGCCGAATGTCCCAGCCTGA